One region of Glycine max cultivar Williams 82 chromosome 9, Glycine_max_v4.0, whole genome shotgun sequence genomic DNA includes:
- the LOC100811378 gene encoding COP1-interactive protein 1 isoform X10 yields MEDDKRKRKNKKKKNKQNKNVENGVGETANRDQNLVSNGKDEHTNLSETANEQSSNVDSNGVGETSSRDQNLVNNGKDEPALLSGVTHEQSMNADRNGVVETPNSDQNLVKSGKDKNIPPLEFADGQSTNMDSNGHLPNGKECAISEETIRKLKEENDIHIQKETLSKETIRKLKAENDMHIQKEAIMEETIRKLTEQNDLHMQKEIASEETIRKLKEKHDVHVQKEAISEDTIRNLKEKNDMHMQKEETIRKLKEENEGHIQKEAISKETIKKFEEENDKLVQKETSLEMRIAQLQSENNSLLQKEAGLVERSNQLLNEKVGLETRFAQLHSENNSLLQKEATLVERTNQLLNEKEVLSLKGESLEQKIYLLESDLSSLVEKENSTKDTISKLNGNIAVLQVQDLASENKDLKSEIEAAFTLVEKLMAENAELVEKVTELCVELDHQSAVTEPNEMTEFAKPTGVAIPPPESAEYASVSAPKLNSLEETSVKDNGNSFNDAKHVVGVMSNSSLLSDDAGEIVQIPLDDNEIQDIELQDAKNVENDADAVPITDAPLIGAPFRLISFVANFVSGADLVDPSSSNTAR; encoded by the exons ATGGAGGATGacaagaggaagaggaagaacaagaagaagaagaacaagcaGAACAAGAATGTGGAAAATGGGGTTGGAGAAACTGCCAATAGGGATCAGAATCTGGTGAGTAATGGAAAGGATGAGCATACTAATCTTTCCGAGACTGCAAATGAGCAAAGCTCGAATGTTGATTCGAATGGGGTTGGAGAGACATCAAGTAGGGATCAGAATCTGGTAAATAATGGTAAGGATGAACCTGCTCTTCTTTCAGGAGTCACCCATGAGCAAAGTATGAACGCAGATCGGAACGGGGTTGTTGAAACCCCCAATAGCGATCAAAATCTGGTGAAAAGTGGAAAGGATAAGAATATTCCACCATTGGAGTTTGCAGATGGGCAAAGCACTAATATGGATTCAAATGGTCATCTGCCAAATGGTAAAGAATGT GCCATATCAGAAGAGACAATCaggaaattaaaagaagaaaatgatataCATATTCAGAAAGAG ACTTTATCAAAGGAGACAATCAGGAAATTAAAGGCAGAAAATGATATGCACATTCAAAAGGAG GCCATAATGGAAGAGACAATCAGAAAATTAACAGAACAAAATGACTTGCATATGCAGAAAGag ATTGCATCAGAAGAGACTATcagaaaattgaaagaaaaacatgatgTGCATGTTCAGAAAGag GCTATATCAGAAGATACAATtagaaatttgaaagaaaaaaatgatatgcACATGCAGAAAGAG GAGAcaataagaaaattgaaagaagaaaatgaagggcaCATTCAGAAAGAG GCCATATCAAAGGAGACAATTAAAAAATTcgaagaagaaaatgataaactaGTTCAGAAAGAG ACTAGTCTGGAAATGAGAATTGCACAATTGCAAAGTGAGAATAATTCCTTACTTCAAAAAGAG GCTGGATTGGTGGAAAGAAGTAATCAGTTGCTGAATGAAAAG GTTGGACTGGAAACAAGATTCGCACAATTGCACAGTGAGAATAATTCCTTACTTCAAAAAGAG GCTACATTGGTGGAAAGAACCAATCAGTTGCTGAATGAAAAGGAAGTTTTGAGCCTGAAAGGG GAGAgtttagaacaaaaaatatatcttctgGAGAGCGATTTGAGTTCTTTAGTCGAGAAGGAG AATTCAACTAAAGACACTATTTCAAAGCTGAATGGCAACATTGCTGTGCTACAGGTGCAG GATCTTGCTTCTGAAAACAAGGACTTGAAGTCTGAAATTGAAGCAGCCTTTACGTTGGTGGAGAAATTGATGGCTGAAAATGCGGAACTTGTGGAGAAG GTCACCGAGTTATGTGTTGAGTTGGATCACCAAAGTGCAGTCACTGAACCCAATGAGATGACTGAATTCGCTAAACCTACTGGTGTTGCCATTCCTCCACCAGAATCTGCTGAGTATGCGTCTGTGTCGGCCCCCAAGTTGAATTCATTGGAAGAGACTTCAGTGAAGGATAATGGTAACTCTTTTAATGACGCTAAGCATGTTGTTGGGGTAATGTCAAACTCGTCGTTGTTATCTGATGATGCTGGAGAAATCGTGCAAATTCCATTGGATGATAATGAAATACAAGATATAGAGTTGCAGGATGCTAAGAATGTGGAAAATGATGCTGATGCCGTGCCAATTACAGATGCTCCCCTTATCGGTGCTCCATTTCGTTTGATATCATTTGTTGCTAATTTTGTTAGTGGTGCTGACTTGGTTGACCCAAGCTCTTCAAACACCGCTCGTTGA
- the LOC100811378 gene encoding uncharacterized protein MCAP_0864 isoform X2 gives MEDDKRKRKNKKKKNKQNKNVENGVGETANRDQNLVSNGKDEHTNLSETANEQSSNVDSNGVGETSSRDQNLVNNGKDEPALLSGVTHEQSMNADRNGVVETPNSDQNLVKSGKDKNIPPLEFADGQSTNMDSNGHLPNGKECAISEETIRKLKEENDIHIQKETLSKETIRKLKAENDMHIQKEAIMEETIRKLTEQNDLHMQKEIASEETIRKLKEKHDVHVQKEAISEDTIRNLKEKNDMHMQKEETIRKLKEENEGHIQKEAISKETIKKFEEENDKLVQKETSLEMRIAQLQSENNSLLQKEAGLVERSNQLLNEKVVLSMKAESLERKINLLENDLSSFCEKEVGLETRFAQLHSENNSLLQKEATLVERTNQLLNEKEVLSLKGESLEQKIYLLESDLSSLVEKENSTKDTISKLNGNIAVLQVQVEELEESRNNLFLENQQLREKVSSLESTVQNHENSNASSCSRDAPEKDLASENKDLKSEIEAAFTLVEKLMAENAELVEKVTELCVELDHQSAVTEPNEMTEFAKPTGVAIPPPESAEYASVSAPKLNSLEETSVKDNGNSFNDAKHVVGVMSNSSLLSDDAGEIVQIPLDDNEIQDIELQDAKNVENDADAVPITDAPLIGAPFRLISFVANFVSGADLVDPSSSNTAR, from the exons ATGGAGGATGacaagaggaagaggaagaacaagaagaagaagaacaagcaGAACAAGAATGTGGAAAATGGGGTTGGAGAAACTGCCAATAGGGATCAGAATCTGGTGAGTAATGGAAAGGATGAGCATACTAATCTTTCCGAGACTGCAAATGAGCAAAGCTCGAATGTTGATTCGAATGGGGTTGGAGAGACATCAAGTAGGGATCAGAATCTGGTAAATAATGGTAAGGATGAACCTGCTCTTCTTTCAGGAGTCACCCATGAGCAAAGTATGAACGCAGATCGGAACGGGGTTGTTGAAACCCCCAATAGCGATCAAAATCTGGTGAAAAGTGGAAAGGATAAGAATATTCCACCATTGGAGTTTGCAGATGGGCAAAGCACTAATATGGATTCAAATGGTCATCTGCCAAATGGTAAAGAATGT GCCATATCAGAAGAGACAATCaggaaattaaaagaagaaaatgatataCATATTCAGAAAGAG ACTTTATCAAAGGAGACAATCAGGAAATTAAAGGCAGAAAATGATATGCACATTCAAAAGGAG GCCATAATGGAAGAGACAATCAGAAAATTAACAGAACAAAATGACTTGCATATGCAGAAAGag ATTGCATCAGAAGAGACTATcagaaaattgaaagaaaaacatgatgTGCATGTTCAGAAAGag GCTATATCAGAAGATACAATtagaaatttgaaagaaaaaaatgatatgcACATGCAGAAAGAG GAGAcaataagaaaattgaaagaagaaaatgaagggcaCATTCAGAAAGAG GCCATATCAAAGGAGACAATTAAAAAATTcgaagaagaaaatgataaactaGTTCAGAAAGAG ACTAGTCTGGAAATGAGAATTGCACAATTGCAAAGTGAGAATAATTCCTTACTTCAAAAAGAG GCTGGATTGGTGGAAAGAAGTAATCAGTTGCTGAATGAAAAGGTAGTTTTGAGCATGAAAGCT GAGAGTTTAGAGCGAAAAATAAATCTTCTGGAGAATGATTTGAGTTCTTTTTGTGAGAAAGAA GTTGGACTGGAAACAAGATTCGCACAATTGCACAGTGAGAATAATTCCTTACTTCAAAAAGAG GCTACATTGGTGGAAAGAACCAATCAGTTGCTGAATGAAAAGGAAGTTTTGAGCCTGAAAGGG GAGAgtttagaacaaaaaatatatcttctgGAGAGCGATTTGAGTTCTTTAGTCGAGAAGGAG AATTCAACTAAAGACACTATTTCAAAGCTGAATGGCAACATTGCTGTGCTACAGGTGCAG GTGGAAGAGTTGGAGGAGTCCAGGAATAatctttttctagaaaaccAGCAATTGAGGGAAAAAGTGTCGAGTCTAGAGTCAACGGTCCAAAATCATGAAAACAGTAACGCTTCTTCCTGCTCACGGGATGCACCTGAAAAG GATCTTGCTTCTGAAAACAAGGACTTGAAGTCTGAAATTGAAGCAGCCTTTACGTTGGTGGAGAAATTGATGGCTGAAAATGCGGAACTTGTGGAGAAG GTCACCGAGTTATGTGTTGAGTTGGATCACCAAAGTGCAGTCACTGAACCCAATGAGATGACTGAATTCGCTAAACCTACTGGTGTTGCCATTCCTCCACCAGAATCTGCTGAGTATGCGTCTGTGTCGGCCCCCAAGTTGAATTCATTGGAAGAGACTTCAGTGAAGGATAATGGTAACTCTTTTAATGACGCTAAGCATGTTGTTGGGGTAATGTCAAACTCGTCGTTGTTATCTGATGATGCTGGAGAAATCGTGCAAATTCCATTGGATGATAATGAAATACAAGATATAGAGTTGCAGGATGCTAAGAATGTGGAAAATGATGCTGATGCCGTGCCAATTACAGATGCTCCCCTTATCGGTGCTCCATTTCGTTTGATATCATTTGTTGCTAATTTTGTTAGTGGTGCTGACTTGGTTGACCCAAGCTCTTCAAACACCGCTCGTTGA